The following proteins are encoded in a genomic region of Bubalus kerabau isolate K-KA32 ecotype Philippines breed swamp buffalo chromosome 15, PCC_UOA_SB_1v2, whole genome shotgun sequence:
- the LOC129628262 gene encoding olfactory receptor 688 — protein sequence MDTTLSITNGSRFQVSEFVLMGFPGIHSWQHWLSLPLALLYLLALGANLLILITIHHESTLHQPMYYLLGILAVVDIGLATTIMPKILAIFWFNAKIISLSECFAQLYAINSFMCMESGIFLCMAVDRYIAICYPLQYSSIVTETFVIKVTLSMMLRNGLLTIPVPVLAAQRHYCSRNEIDHCLCSNLGVTSLACDDITINRFYHLALAWFVVGSDMGLVFASYMLIIRSVLRLNSAEATSKALSTCSSHLTLILFFYTAVIVVSVTHLAGRQFPIIPVLLNVLHSVIPPALNPMVYALRTQELRVGFQRLFGLGENMSRK from the coding sequence ATGGATACTACCCTAAGTATAACCAATGGCTCGAGGTTTCAAGTGTCTGAATTTGTTCTAATGGGGTTTCCAGGCATTCACAGCTGGCAACACTGGCTCTCCTTGCCCCTGGCTCTACTCTACCTCTTAGCTCTTGGTGCCAATCTCCTCATCTTGATCACCATCCATCATGAGTCTACCTTACACCAGCCCATGTATTACCTCCTTGGTATCTTGGCTGTGGTGGACATCGGCCTGGCTACTACCATCATGCCCAAAATCCTGGCCATTTTCTGGTTTAATGCCAAGATCATCAGTCTCTCTGAGTGCTTTGCTCAGTTGTATGCCATCAACTCTTTCATGTGCATGGAGTCAGGCATCTTCCTCTGCATGGCTGTGGATAGATATATAGCCATTTGCTATCCCCTTCAGTACTCTTCCATAGTCACTGAGACTTTTGTGATCAAAGTCACACTGTCTATGATGCTCAGGAATGGCCTGCTGACCATCCCAGTGCCTGTACTTGCTGCCCAGAGACACTACTGCTCCAGGAATGAGATTGACCACTGCCTATGCTCTAACTTGGGGGTCACCAGTCTGGCCTGTGATGACATCACTATTAATAGATTTTACCATTTGGCCTTGGCTTGGTTTGTGGTTGGGAGTGACATGGGTCTGGTCTTTGCTTCCTACATGTTGATTATTCGCTCAGTGCTGAGGTTGAACTCTGCTGAAGCAACATCTAAGGCCCTGAGTACCTGCAGCTCTCATCTCACCCTCATTCTCTTTTTCTACACCGCTGTTATTGTAGTGTCCGTCACCCATCTGGCAGGAAGACAGTTTCCCATCATCCCTGTTCTTCTCAATGTGCTGCATAGTGTCATCCCCCCAGCCCTTAACCCTATGGTGTATGCCCTTAGGACCCAGGAGCTGAGAGTGGGCTTCCAAAGGTTGTTTGGTCTGGGTGAGAATATGTCTAGGAAGTGA